A single genomic interval of Amycolatopsis albispora harbors:
- a CDS encoding class I SAM-dependent methyltransferase, with protein sequence MTTHTHRQKDLIADIYHRIASEYDDRIPGFTALDATFSDTEISFVLDRVGPEDQVLDLGCGTGRITLPVARRAGSVTGFDLTGSMLEQAARKAGEENLQVRFEQGDMADLPFPDDSFDVVVSVLALMHVPPADHPAVFAEIRRVLRPGGRLLLGVKNAVFERFSSADRFATVDITDVENKELVFTGTQGGAEFRAPWHSFSPDDLKRLTAVAGLVPVTIRGNIPISAWLADSVLDNGDLAGAVRTLEALLGDLPPLNHLGYHLLVEAVKPAVPS encoded by the coding sequence ATGACGACGCACACGCATCGGCAGAAGGACCTGATCGCCGACATCTACCACCGGATCGCCTCCGAGTACGACGACCGCATTCCGGGTTTCACCGCACTCGACGCCACGTTCTCCGACACCGAGATCTCCTTTGTGCTGGACCGCGTCGGACCCGAGGACCAGGTGCTCGACCTGGGCTGCGGCACCGGCCGGATCACCCTGCCGGTGGCCCGCCGGGCGGGGTCCGTCACCGGTTTCGACCTCACCGGATCCATGCTCGAGCAGGCCGCGCGCAAAGCCGGGGAGGAAAACCTGCAAGTGCGGTTCGAGCAGGGCGACATGGCCGACCTGCCGTTCCCGGACGATTCCTTCGACGTGGTGGTCTCCGTGCTGGCGCTGATGCACGTGCCGCCCGCCGACCATCCCGCCGTCTTCGCCGAGATCCGCCGGGTACTGCGGCCGGGCGGCCGGTTGCTCCTCGGGGTGAAGAACGCCGTGTTCGAGCGGTTCAGCTCGGCCGACCGGTTCGCCACCGTCGACATCACCGACGTGGAGAACAAGGAACTGGTGTTCACCGGAACCCAGGGGGGCGCGGAATTCCGGGCGCCGTGGCACAGCTTCTCACCCGACGACCTCAAGCGGCTCACCGCGGTGGCCGGGCTGGTGCCGGTCACCATCCGCGGCAACATCCCGATTTCGGCGTGGCTCGCCGATTCCGTGCTGGACAACGGGGATCTCGCCGGTGCCGTGCGGACCCTGGAGGCG